The sequence GCTGACAACAGAGGTCTCCTAATGCAATTCTAATGAAACGCCAGGGCACTAGCTGAGGACTTGAGTACAGAGAGCAGGCAAGTACTGGATGCCCCCCTTCTAGGAAAACCAACAagcttcctttcactgtattcttttctttgaagaaccCTAACCTTTACTGAAAAGGCTGGCAGTGGATGGGGTGAGGACCATCCCATCTTCTTCCTTCTTGACGGGTTCTATTCCCCCATCTGGGAAACAACGCAGCAGACACGCACTAGGGAGTCTCGGTCACCGTCCCTTCTCAATGAGGATGTTTATACCGTTTGCtcacatagggcgcctgggtgcctcagtcagttaagcgtctgccttcggttctgatcatgatcccagagtcctgggatggagcctgagagccccacatcaggctccctgctcagcggggagtctgcttctctctctccttctgtccctcccccactgcttgtgtgcacacgcacccttctctcttaaataaatgtttttaaaaaatttacccaaTTCTTGAGGATAAATTCAAGAAGTTGTTTTCCTTGCAAACAAGACATCTTTCAATTTTATATGGACAACCTAAAATGGTCCTCGCTATGAGAGGGGAACACACAAAGGCAAAAACTGGCCTTCTTGAATCCCATGCCCCCTTCCCTCTAATATCCTTACCTCTTGGGCAGGTGAGCGAAGGGGTCCTTGGCCTTGGGCTCAGCAGCCAATGCCTGTTCACATTCATCCATCTCCTCCTcaggagcaggggcagcagcctttttctcctctttccgcTCAGCCTGgggcttctgcttctcttcccgAGAACCTTTCTCTTTCCGTGGGGTGTCCTTTTTAGGCTGGCTCTCTGCGAACTTTTTAGCTGgctcagagaaagggagaaaagtcaGCATCCTGCCTCTCTCCGTATGCCTCTAAAGGCAGTGAGCAAGGGAACGGAAACCCACTGGCAGGGCAACGGTGGACTCTAAGCTCCGCACTGCTCTGTCACCCGCTCCCTGTATGTCCTGCAGCACAAACACAACACTCAGCAACAAACACACACCTGCACTACGACTCCTGTTATGTGAACACTAAGGAGGGAAGAACGTATGCCTGTAAAACACAGGACACTACATAGGACAGCCCGCATTCTGTGGGTCCACGGAACCCAGAAGCCTGATGGGAAATCAAGGGATGGAGACTGAGCGAACAGCCCCGAGCCGGGCCAAGTGCGCCTCTACCTCCAGACTCACCATCGAACTGGGCCATCTTCTCACAGAGTTTCACCTCCCCCAAGACAGCCCGGAACTGGGGCTGGTTAATGCAGGTGAGGAACCAGCGGTTGGTATTGGGGAAGGCCTGGCGGAAAGAAGGCTCCAGGACCTGTCAGCACATAAGGGTGGAAgcagcaaaggagagaaaggtcTTGAGGGGTTTCAAGTCcgaaagctttgtttttctctacacCAAAGCTCCACCTTCTCTCAACCCGAGAGGGCAGCTCCCTAGAACACCATCTTACCCTGGAAGGCTACTTCCCATGTACCCTCCTCTTTTTAACACTACAGTCCAACTTAATGGATACCTGATCCCATTCTTCGTTTACTACAAATCGACCTGGTAGACATGTTCATATGGCACCTTAGCCCTTTTACAAAACCACGTCACACCTACACATTCCAATCTCAAATGTCAtgtgtcagggcgcctggggggctcagtcagttaggtgtctgccttcagctcaggttatgatcctggagtcccgggatcaatcGAGCCCCCGGTGGGGCTCCCTCTCAGTGGGGACCCTACTTCTCCCTGTCCTtttgccctccccccagctcatgctctttttctatttctttctcaaatacatcaattaaatcctttaaaaaaaagttacatgtcAAACTAAAAACAGAGGTGGGGCAACACAGTTACCAATACTCCTTTTGCCAAATAAACAAGGTAACAAACTATCTACAcatgatacatatttttctttcaccaAACTTCAGGACCTAGCAAcattcttaacaaaaaaaaaaaagcaaaaagtattTCAGAATACCAAAGAGTCCTTTAAACTAAACTTAGCTTCGCAACAAACTCCtttaccacctttttttttttaagattttttttaaatccatttgacagacagagatcacagcaggcagagaggtgggcagagagggggaagcaggctccctgctgagcagagagcggatgcggggcttgatcccaggaccatgagatcatgacctgagccgaaggcagaggctttaacccaatgacccacccaggcaccactctttCACCATCTTTTAGTTTGctaagatcagagcaaaaataatCTTTGTCATGGAAACAGACTAGAGCAGTCAGTTCTATAGTACTGGTTCTACagtatttaggttttcttttctttccttcattttttaaaaaatgattttttttatttatttgacagagaaagatcacaagtaggcagagaggcaggcagagagaaagagagagaaagagaaacaggctccctgctgagcaaagagcctgatgcagggctcaatcccaggaccctgagagatcatgacctgagccaaaggcagcggcccaacccactgagccacccaggcgcccctggattttcttttcttttctcttaagatttttatttatttgaggcgcctgggcagctcagttgttaagcgtctgccttcagctcaggtcatgatccctgccgGGGGTGGAGCCCCcatccggttccctgctcagctgcaagcgtgctcctccctctcccactccagctgcttgcgttccctctcactgtctctttttaaaaaaaaaaaaaaaaaacacacacacacacatacaaaacacaagggaacacaaataggtacttttttttttttttttaagattttatttatgtatttgacagacacagatcacaagcaggcagagagagaggaggaagcaggctccccgatgagcagagagcccgacacggggctcgatcccaggaccctgggatcatgacctaagccgaaggcagaggttttaacccactgagccacccaggcgcccacaagtaGGTACTTTTTGCCCCCAGTTATCACACTACTATTCTGGCTAGTATCAGTCCAAGAgctgctgggacacctgggtggctcagttggttgggcctcttgtgatctctctctctctcaaataaataatttttttttttaaaaaaagtgtaccagggcacctgggtggctcagtgggttaaagcctctgccttcggctcaggtcataatcccagggtcctgggatagagccccatgtggggctccttactcagtgagaagcctgcttctccctctctctctctaccattcccctgcttgtgctctctctctctcaaataaataactaaaaaaactttaaattttaaaaaaaaaaaaatttttttaactttaaaaaaaaagggggcgtctggatggcacagtgggttaaagcctctgccttctgctcaggtcatgatctcagggtcctgggatcgagccccacattgggctctctgctcggcggggagcctgcttcctcctctctctgcctgcctctctgcctgcttgtgatctctgtcaaataaataaaatctttaccaaaaaaaaaaaaaaaaaaaactttttgaaaaagaagtacTGCTCTGCATTCAACACGTCATGTTCTCTGACCCACTAACCTCAAGACTAATTACCACCTCACTGGTTTTATAACTTACAAGGAAAAGAACTaaaggaattctctctctccctctctctctcacacaaacacacacacctctaCCTACAACTAGTCAGTAATGAAACCAAAAACTGAACCTAGCCTACCTCCAAAAGACCTTGGTACTGAAGCTACCAGCCCTACCTAAATCTTTACAACTAAACACAAGCACAGCTGGACTTCCCAAAAAGTACAGAAACAAACTAAACACCTTCCCTGCCAAACAGAAAGTCAGGAAACAGAACGTCACCTAACTTCTCAGGAGGGAAAGCAGTCAGGGTACTCAAACTTGAGATCCCTAGTTGTTACCAGACACACACTCATATCCAAGTCCTTGGCAGAATAAGGGTAACCTGGAAGAATCATTTGTCACTTCGTTTCTaccctccctccctaccctctaCAGACGTGATACTTTATAAACGTCACCTGTTTATAGAGCCACAACAGGGTGCAAACAACTGTGATGTCAGCCAGTGTCACACGTTCGCCCACCAGGAAAGTCCTCGTCTTCAAGTGAGCATCCAGTAGGCCCAGAATTCGCCTCACTTCCTCCTTTGCATTCTCTGTGGCCTATTgatttaaaatgatcaaaaactTAATAGCAGGTCCCCATCcctttccctgctcccctccccctagcaacagAACCAAGGTTGgttctgtttcatttcatttcatttcatttattaaattctggCTCATTCCCATCCCCTCTCAATGGAGTCAGATCCGAGATCATTCCCAATGTATGACAAATGAAGCTCTCGACACCAAATTTCTTCATGGTGGAGTCTAGATGAATTTCCCACTACACTGACCTAGTACTTTATCTTTGGATTTTAGAAGGGACCTCAGAGATCACCTGGCTTAACCACTCCCCTACCATTTGGGATAGCTTTTCTACAGCAGAGGTCTCTTCTCTGACCACTCTCAATAGGCACCACTTCCAGTGGATCTGTGTGACAAAGAACCCAGATACCATCAACCATAGTGCTCAAAATTCACACCCTGACGATGAGGTCTTTAATTATCCATATATTCTTAGCATCTCCTTTTCtcaatctattttatttcttactccCTGACACTCAGGAATTGATGCCATCCCTGCCCTTGGCTTCTCCCCCAGTCCCAAGGCTTACCTGCTTGTTGTGGTGCATGATGCCCAAGGTGGGGAAGACCCAGGTACTGGCTGGGGGCACTATGTCGCTATCAGCAAAGCTCACCCACTGCACCACCTGGGCTGCTGCCTCGGGAGTACTTCCCCGCAGCTCCTCATTGCTCACTGCAGAGGCAGAACACAAAGGTCAGAACTTTGGGGTCATGCCAACATCAATCCAAGTCCATGAAAATTCCTCTTCTACACACTCCAGCTCACCCTCATCCTCTCCTAACTCCTTCATTCCAGATCTTCCCATTCCCACACCCACTGCAAATTACCATAGTAGGCAATGGCATTGCTCTCGAATACACAAAATCCATCGTCACCCTCAAATGCTGGAACCTGGGACAAAAGAGtcaaaaagataagtaaaattcaaaaaaatcagtaaaattcaCAGTAACTTTTCACTAGCCAATCTCAGGAACTCCAATCATTTTGGATAAAAGTTCTTACATAAGGCTGACAACCCTTACTAAGCAAACTATTGATAAACACTACTGGTACTAACTCTAACCCATGAACtagaaatatttaagtaatttgcTATATCTTACAATCTAAACTCTCATAAGAAACCACAAAGATTTAGGTATTATGTCTGTATAAAATCCCCCAATCAAATAGGCAAAAGATCAAAAAACTACGTGTCATATCTCTGTCCATGTACTTGAAAGGATGGCTCCCCACACAGCATTTGTCGCCTCTCTGTTTAGCAAGGTTATTTGTGGATCTCTGTAAGCCCCTTGGTCCGCTCAGGGCAGATACCTGATACATTTCCACCGCAAACAATCAAAACTCTCTCCCACAAACACAAAGCAACCTGTGAATTTTATAACAATCACTGGACAGCTCTGCATTACTTCTAACTACATGTAAATCAacatttatctcaaaataaaaagaactttaaatcactgaaatgtttaaaaaaaaaaaaaagttatatggaaAGCTCCCTTTTAAAGATGGAGACCATCTTCAGAGTGAGACAATCTCAGGGCTCCTTGAGTTCTCGGGACCAAAGACGCCTGTGCACTTTCTTACTTACCTTGCCTGCAGGAAATTTACGGAGAAATTCAGGGGTGCGGTTGGTTTGGCCAAAGTGGAAGTGGGGTGGTGCGGAGAGCACGCGGACCTGAGCCCCGCTGTACTGAGCAGCAATGAGGGCCTTGAAGGCCCTCCAGTTTTCAGGATATGTGTACAGGGTCTATGGGGAAAAGGAGGGTGGTATTCATGAGCAAAAAGGTCCCAGTCCTAAATGTCATCTCCCAGGATCAATTCCTGCGTTATTCCCAACCTGCTCAACTCACTTTTACTCCCCCGGTGAACCGAGCTCTCTAGTATCTGTCGTGTGTAATCAGAGTCCTCTGAAATACCGAAGACAGAACTACACACCAACTGCTAAATAAAGCTTGCTGACAGGCTTGACCTTCCCTAAGGAAGGACATCTCTAGAATCATTCTCACCTCACATATATCTGTCCAGAAACCCAGAACTTGTAGCTCGCTCAGACTCCACCCGCCGACAAACATACACTCCTCCCTTCCCGGAGCCTTGGTTTCATTCATTGATGGTTAGCGAGTACCTGCCTACTCCACTGCTGAGCCGCGCACCCCTTCCAAAGCAGCACCCTTGTGTCTCACACACCCCGACCGCTTCCAAGTTCCCCTCAGAAGAGCCACGGAGAAACCGAATGGCATCTTCTCTTCCTAAACCAACTCGTTCTCCCCAAAGGACCACTCCTTCTTGTCACGCGTCCCGTCCCTCCGGTCCTGTCCCGCAGTGAGTTCCCCGGCGTTGCCTTCTCCTTCTATTAACCCGGCCAGCACGTTCTGACTCCCCCGTCCGGATAGTCCTCCCATTCCCAAACCTCCCCGCTGGACGACCCTCAACCGGAGACAGCCGTACCTGCCCACAAAGACCCTTCTAGTCACCCCGTCCCTGTGGCTGCCCCACAAAACGGTCGCAAAAGTTCTGTCAACCTGCCCGGATCCCACGTCTCGAGGCGGCAACGAACCCGAACCCCTTTCTCAGGCCCCAGACGGCCAGGATCCGACATCTCTTTTCTCCTCTATCCGAGACCCTTCCACCTCTTTGGCCTCCAAGAGTCCCAGCCTCAGTTCCCCTCCAGGGCCTGGAAGCCTTGCACTCCAACAGTACGGTCTCCAGACCCCGGATCACTTCCCCACTCGCCTCCAGAACTCCTCTGACCCCGGAGAGCCCTATTCCGGCAGAGGATGGCGTCGGATACCGCGACCTGGATCGCCGGAGCCGGCAAACTTACCCCAGCCGCCATGGTGATTCCgcagagaaagggggtggggctCTCGGCGCTGCCGCAAAGTAAGCCGTCAGGGAGAGGAGCGGGGGAAGGGGAGAGCCGTGGAGAAGCAGCAGCCGCAAAGCGAGGACGCCACAGAAGACATACGCACGACAGTTCTGTATCCCGCGGTGGCTGAATTGgaaaaagaagggggtggggccTGCTGTTCTGCGCAGAGAAAGCTCGCGCCGGCGCAGTGGACCTCCTGGCTGGCCCGCCCCTCGGGCCTGGCCAATCCGAGTCCCGACGTGGAGGTTGAAGGCGCGGAGGGTAAACTGTGAGAACCAGCTGGAAAACCTCCCCTTGTCTGCGACGAGGCACAGCTGCCAACTCCGCGCCAGCGCCGGCTCCCAGAGGCGTTTCCCCTCCAGCTCGGGAACCCGCGGCGACTGGACGGACATCCTGCCGGGCCCCTAACATCAGGACTGTGGGACCCTCAGAGAGCGGAAACAAGTCCTGTGTGGATAAGCCCATTTGTTCCCGCTCTGGGTTTTTTTAGAGAGGATGAATAGCTAACCAGAGCCCAAGTCAGAAACCCTGCCAAAGTGATGTTTCCTCCCATTAAACCACCCTGCGGCTCTGCGATGCGGTCCTGCAAGAAGGGCCCTGGTAGCGGGCCTGAAGCAGTGGCGTGCCCTGCGGCCGGGGAGTGCGGAGGGAGAACACAACGCATCCACGGTGCATCCCTTCCACCCGTCACCCTTAAGGGCTGCCAGTTTACCCATGATTGGCTGCCCTTTACCCACGCTCGGGTCGGAAAATGTTTCCCCCATTTTAATCAGAACAGAATGAACTCGGTTAAGTGAGAGAAGAGCCCTGAACCCGTTTCAGGCCATCACCGTGGAAGTCCGGCGGCAAGCTACATTCGGAGGCAAACTTGGTACTTCTGCCCGGTGCTGCCCCAGCCGCCCACCCGGCACTGCCCCAGCCGCCCACCGGGCACTCCCATCCTTCAGGAACTCTCCAGAGCGGGCACCGGGTGCAGGGACACACACACCATCACAGGCGCTCGCTGCAGGTTGTGATAAACGGTAGGAAGGAGACAAGCCGAGACCTATTTTAGGGTAGCCAAAAAAGACGTGTCTGAGAAAAGGCAGTAAGGTCTGGGGAGGCAAAGTACTGAGTGGCAGGGGGATTACTACCAGATGGAAATTGGAGGAAACTAGTGTTCATTAAACTAGCAGCTTTATTGCCTGTCACAGTCCCTGTCCTCACTTCAGGAGGTTCCGAAGTGCTTGAGGGAGGAAAACCTGTAAGAAATGATGGAGGTCAGGGAACAGGCCTTGAGAATCCTGTACTGGGGTCAGGGTGAGAGTCTGGTCAGCCTGGGAGGCAGAGGCCACAAAGGTCAGGAGCGGCTCTGCCTCTGGCCGCTGTGCAGCACTGCTCAGTCCTCTCAGCTCCTGGGTGACCTGGGCCTCGACGGCCAGCCACTCCACGGTGCCgtctccacctctgcctctctccttggtttgctGCTGCAAGCGTCGCCGGGCCCGCCGCCGCCCCTGCCACACTCGGTGCCACAGGGCACAGCGCCAGTTCACAGAGCAGAGTGACACCCCCTTCCCTGTCTCACCCTGAGACCGGTCTCCAGCTGCCTCGAGTcccctgggctcctgctctgCCAGTGCTGCATGGCCCGACTGCCCCTCTTCTCCAGGGGCGAGCTGCTTTCCGGGCATCTGGGTTGGCTCCCCTGGCTGCCCAGGCCTCTGCCCCCAGTCCTGTACCATCTCTCCAGCCTCTACAACCATTTCCTCCACCCCGTCTTCACTGTGATCCCCGATACatccctgctgctcctcctgcccctcctcacaGCTTTTTTCCTGTCCATCTAGTTTCAACCTTTTGCTTGTCCCTCCCTGAGGAGACTCAGGGCCCCCCCTGTCAGACCGCAGTCTCTTGGTTCCCTGTTCTATATGGCACCCTAACGCTTCCCTTAACACCTGGGCCAGGGCAGCAGTGAGCCGGGTGAAGGGGGCAGGGGGTAAGGGGATGGGTGTTGCAGACAGCAAGGAACTAGGGGAGCTGGGCTGCAGAAGGGGGAGCAGCCCCCAGTCCCGGCCCCGGGAGGAACGGCGCTGGTACTGGAGGCTCCGGCAGTAATTGGCTGCCGCTCGGCAGCTGTTCTGTAGGCGCCCGGCTACCCGGCTCGTCACATTGGCTGCCACGTTGTGACTCAGGTCAAAGGGGTCCTGGAGATTCATGGGGCCAAGGCGCAAACCCTCCCAGCGATCAGAGGGCAGGCCCCCTGCCACAGGCAGTGCCTGACCCTCCCGCAGGGACAGCAGTGAGCCACGAAGATCCCAACAAGAGACGCAGGAGAAGAACTGGGCTAGCAGAgaacctggaggaggaggaagaccaggCAGAAGGGGTTACTTAGAGGCCAGAAATGAAATAGGCCTGCACTAGACGCATTCTCTACgaactttcttttcccttccaagGAGTTCAGAAGAGTGTCAGAAGCCAGACTTCTTTGATCTTTATATAAACAAGAGGTCCAGCCTCTCTCCCCCCATGCCCCATGTCCCCAGCAACCTCCTTCCCCAGATGCTGCTCCTTCCCCTCACCAGCAGTGTAACCTTGAGCAGCCACTTAAGTGCTTCAAGACATggcttcttcatctgcaaaatggtatTAAGGATACTAGCTATCCCACGAGGCTGCTGGGCGAACCATGCCAGGCCAACAGTAACTGCTGGATATGACCTATAGTCGCGTTTAACATCATTTATTACTACTCCAGCGGGCTCCCCAAACTCACTGAGGGGCTCCTTATTGGTGCTGGGCTCCAGTCTTGAGGCATCCCTGGGGAAACTACAGTCCCAGCCATCAACCTCCACCTGCTCACCCTCCCCTGCAAAGGGAAAAAGGTGAGGGTCAGCCGGAAGCAGGAAGATTTGGGGGTGACAGCAGAGATCTCATTCCTGGGGCAGCTTAGCGCATCAAAATGAGACACAGAAGCAGAAAGCCGAAGCTAACAAGAAAAAGCGGGTGGCGGCCAGGCCACTGTACCTGCTTTCTGGGTGAGCTGGGACACAGTGGGCAACACGGGAGGGTCCCTGGTCTGAAGGAAATAGATCACGAGCAAGGTCAGGGCGTAGTTACTGAGGAGGGGGCCACTTCCTGGGTAAACAAGAATTCCAGTTAGATTGGAGATGCATCTAACACCCTGGTTGGTTCTCTCAACCCTCGGTCCTGTACAAACCCCCCTCTCTTCCCCGAACCCGCACCTTTGCCCCAATGCCAGTTCAACCCCAAGTCTGTCCTGATCCATTCTCACCTGACAGCCCTCGACCCTGAGCCCAGCAGCGCAGGGTGTACACCAGGGGCCGAACTCGCCCATCCAGCTCCGAGCAGAGACTCAGGAAGCGAGAGTTATGCAGGGCCAGCCTGGAACAGGGACAAGGGCGTCAGTGCTGGGGAACCCTCTGAACGATCAGCCCAGCCCTTGTTCCAGGCCTGCAGAACGGGGGTCCAGCTGGAATAAGGCCAAAAGAGGGTTTCCCAAGTGTTTGCTGACCCAGTCATGTGAACGGGCAAGCAAAGAAAGGGCAAGCAAAAGGACGTCACAAGTGTTCAGGAAACATGACCTCCTATATGCCTGTCCTAGACAGGATGTTAGAGAAGGGTTTCCTTACAGAACTGCTCAAAGCCTTTCatatgcaaagaaacaaagactggaagagagggagaaagacagaaagaggaagtggggagagggggtgggaaaggagaAACTGATTTGCATCTAATttagcatttcccaaacttattCAACACTGGAACTCTCTTCTAAATCCCCTAAAAATAGTATTCGAAGGCACACACTTTACATTCGTGAAAGTGGAGGCCAGACGGGAGACACGTGGCAGAAGAGGGCTGGGACCCAACAAGGATAATCTCAAGGTTCAGCTAGTGCAAAAGCTTCCCGCCCCCAAGCGCTCTCTTCACCCATCCCAGAATGCTCAGCTGGACTTCCCCAACCACCCCCTATACAAAGGTACCGGTTACTGAGGGAGACGTCACCGTGAAGACCTGAAGGCCGATGGCAAAACTTGACCACAGGGCGTCGGGCAGTGGGCACAGTTTGGACTCGGTACACTCCAGGGACACAGCCCCGAAGAATGGATCCCACCAACTCCAGCATGGCTACTCCCTCTGTTTTCTCCCCCCTCAGGGCCTCTGCTAGTTCCAGGGCCTTCCCCAGGTCTCCCTCTCCCCGGTCCTCCTGCAGTGgtgaggctggaggcagggacTGGGGAGAGGCGAGGGTCTCAGAGGCCAAAGCAGAGTCCGGAGTCTGGGGTGCCAGTGAAGAGGAAGGAGTTTCAAAATCCAGGGCTTCTGAGTCTTGGGGAGACGGAGGCTGTGAGTCTGGAGGGGAAGCCAGGGTACAGCCCAGGGCTTGAGGATCCAGTGGTGATGCAAGGGCTGAGTCCAAAGATGGAGACTCAGGGGCCTTTGGGGCTGGCTGCGGGCAGAAATGGGTTCAGTGAATATTCACCTCTCCTGCTGTCCCCCATCTGGGCAACATTCCCCAGAATATATCTATTACTGCTTATATGGCAGGTTCCGTTCCAaggactttatatatattaactcagttaatcctcacaaccccttttaaaattaaacataacttaaaaaaaaaaaaagattttgtttatttttttgacagagagaaagaaagagagcacaagcagggggagcagcaggcagagggagaaggagactcccctctgagctaggagcccgatgtgggactcgatcccagaaccgtggcatcatgacctgagcgaaagcagacacttaactgactaagccacccaagtttCCCTAAAAATACCTTTTAGTGCCACAAAATAAATGGTCTGTATTCTACCAAGATGCCACTGTCATGAAAGATAAAAGGCAGAGGAACTGTAAAGGAGGCTGAGGGGCCAAC comes from Mustela erminea isolate mMusErm1 chromosome 9, mMusErm1.Pri, whole genome shotgun sequence and encodes:
- the EEF1G gene encoding elongation factor 1-gamma; this encodes MAAGTLYTYPENWRAFKALIAAQYSGAQVRVLSAPPHFHFGQTNRTPEFLRKFPAGKVPAFEGDDGFCVFESNAIAYYVSNEELRGSTPEAAAQVVQWVSFADSDIVPPASTWVFPTLGIMHHNKQATENAKEEVRRILGLLDAHLKTRTFLVGERVTLADITVVCTLLWLYKQVLEPSFRQAFPNTNRWFLTCINQPQFRAVLGEVKLCEKMAQFDAKKFAESQPKKDTPRKEKGSREEKQKPQAERKEEKKAAAPAPEEEMDECEQALAAEPKAKDPFAHLPKSTFVLDEFKRKYSNEDTLSVALPYFWEHFDKDGWSLWYAEYRFPEELTQTFMSCNLITGMFQRLDKLRKNAFASVILFGTNNSSSISGVWVFRGQELAFPLSPDWQVDYESYTWRKLDPGSEETQTLVREYFSWEGAFQHVGKTFNQGKIFK
- the TUT1 gene encoding speckle targeted PIP5K1A-regulated poly(A) polymerase isoform X1; translated protein: MAAVDSDVQSLPRGGFRCCLCHVTTANRPSLDAHLGGRKHRHLVELRAARKAQGLRSVFVSGFPRDVDSAQLTQYFQAFGPVASVVMDKDKGVFAIVEMGDIGTREAVLSQPQHTLGGHRLRVRPREQKEFQSPACKSPKGAAPDSDQLAKALAEAPDVGAQMVKLVGLRELSEAERQLRSLVVALMQEVFTEFFPGCVVHPFGSSINSFDVHGCDLDLFLDLGDLEESQPAPKAPESPSLDSALASPLDPQALGCTLASPPDSQPPSPQDSEALDFETPSSSLAPQTPDSALASETLASPQSLPPASPLQEDRGEGDLGKALELAEALRGEKTEGVAMLELVGSILRGCVPGVYRVQTVPTARRPVVKFCHRPSGLHGDVSLSNRLALHNSRFLSLCSELDGRVRPLVYTLRCWAQGRGLSGSGPLLSNYALTLLVIYFLQTRDPPVLPTVSQLTQKAGEGEQVEVDGWDCSFPRDASRLEPSTNKEPLSSLLAQFFSCVSCWDLRGSLLSLREGQALPVAGGLPSDRWEGLRLGPMNLQDPFDLSHNVAANVTSRVAGRLQNSCRAAANYCRSLQYQRRSSRGRDWGLLPLLQPSSPSSLLSATPIPLPPAPFTRLTAALAQVLREALGCHIEQGTKRLRSDRGGPESPQGGTSKRLKLDGQEKSCEEGQEEQQGCIGDHSEDGVEEMVVEAGEMVQDWGQRPGQPGEPTQMPGKQLAPGEEGQSGHAALAEQEPRGLEAAGDRSQGETGKGVSLCSVNWRCALWHRVWQGRRRARRRLQQQTKERGRGGDGTVEWLAVEAQVTQELRGLSSAAQRPEAEPLLTFVASASQADQTLTLTPVQDSQGLFPDLHHFLQVFLPQALRNLLK
- the TUT1 gene encoding speckle targeted PIP5K1A-regulated poly(A) polymerase isoform X2, which gives rise to MGDIGTREAVLSQPQHTLGGHRLRVRPREQKEFQSPACKSPKGAAPDSDQLAKALAEAPDVGAQMVKLVGLRELSEAERQLRSLVVALMQEVFTEFFPGCVVHPFGSSINSFDVHGCDLDLFLDLGDLEESQPAPKAPESPSLDSALASPLDPQALGCTLASPPDSQPPSPQDSEALDFETPSSSLAPQTPDSALASETLASPQSLPPASPLQEDRGEGDLGKALELAEALRGEKTEGVAMLELVGSILRGCVPGVYRVQTVPTARRPVVKFCHRPSGLHGDVSLSNRLALHNSRFLSLCSELDGRVRPLVYTLRCWAQGRGLSGSGPLLSNYALTLLVIYFLQTRDPPVLPTVSQLTQKAGEGEQVEVDGWDCSFPRDASRLEPSTNKEPLSSLLAQFFSCVSCWDLRGSLLSLREGQALPVAGGLPSDRWEGLRLGPMNLQDPFDLSHNVAANVTSRVAGRLQNSCRAAANYCRSLQYQRRSSRGRDWGLLPLLQPSSPSSLLSATPIPLPPAPFTRLTAALAQVLREALGCHIEQGTKRLRSDRGGPESPQGGTSKRLKLDGQEKSCEEGQEEQQGCIGDHSEDGVEEMVVEAGEMVQDWGQRPGQPGEPTQMPGKQLAPGEEGQSGHAALAEQEPRGLEAAGDRSQGETGKGVSLCSVNWRCALWHRVWQGRRRARRRLQQQTKERGRGGDGTVEWLAVEAQVTQELRGLSSAAQRPEAEPLLTFVASASQADQTLTLTPVQDSQGLFPDLHHFLQVFLPQALRNLLK